From one Dysidea avara chromosome 9, odDysAvar1.4, whole genome shotgun sequence genomic stretch:
- the LOC136266259 gene encoding uncharacterized protein has protein sequence MDYFKALRESGELDDSSEYHIDCLRYCFMDLIQAELDYVAHEWNIHRIRPSNHNPGGIPDKLYFFPEDEGTRSYRHTVSSDDVESAREWSVTKPCSVPKEFTDLAEHVMSEDNISKPTNADEAIVLYKHLKSVLSC, from the exons ATGGATTATTTTAAG GCTTTGAGAGAATCTGGTGAACTGGATGACAGCAGTGAATATCATAT TGACTGCCTTCGATACTGTTTTATGGACTTGATACAAGCTGAATTGGATTACGTGGCACATGAATGGAACATTCATAGAATACGACCAAGTAATCATAATCCTGGTGGTATACCAGATAAGCTGTATTTTTTTCCTGAAGATGAAG GGACACGATCATATAGACACACTGTGAGTAGTGATGATGTAGAATCTGCACGTGAATGGAGTGTCACTAAGCCCTGCTCTGTACCAAAGGAGTTCACTGATTTAGCTGAACATGTAATGAGTGAAGATAATATTTCAAAGCCTACAAATGCCGATGAAGCTATAGTATTGTACAAACATCTAAAAAGTGTCTTGAGTTGTTAA
- the LOC136266258 gene encoding probable serine/threonine-protein kinase drkB, with product MHGMFPSKTRIFCVRQEIIGIPSEPVNVHTPIPEPGTSHVVATIPSDSNDEVALRDVQRSSDKKINEHFIPFSSFTLGRKLVKGGYGLVFLSELNGTFVAAKQIPLTSDEVNMSEINVLSSLRHPNVVVFMGYSRDEHHIYILTNYVHGGDLFNLLFKEKIPLSASDQLSITDQVAQALVYMHGRKPPFIHRDVKPMNILVEKGTFHVYLTDMGLARLKTTAYTMTNVGKAEGTPYYSSPECFFWKHMPCV from the exons ATGCATGGCATGTTCCCATCAAAGACTAGGATATTCTGTGTACGA CAAGAGATCATCGGTATTCCCAGTGAGCCAGTTAATGTTCATACTCCAATACCAGAGCCAGGTACTTCTCATGTTGTTGCCACAATACCATCTGACTCAAATGATGAGGTGGCTTTGAGAGATGTACAACGCAGCAGTGACAAGAAAATAA ATGAACACTTCATTCCATTTTCATCATTTACACTGGGACGTAAACTTGTTAAGGGGGGTTATGGATTGGTGTTCCTGTCCGAACTAAATGGAACGTTTGTTGCTGCAAAGCAAATTCCATTGACATCAGATGAGGTCAACATGAGTGAGATTAATGTTTTAAG CTCACTGCGCCACCCTAACGTTGTTGTGTTCATGGGGTATTCCAGAGATGAACATCACATATACATCTTGACTAATTATGTACATGGTGGAGATTTATTCAACCTCCTTTTCAAAGAG AAAATACCACTCTCAGCAAGTGACCAACTGTCGATAACCGATCAAGTGGCACAGGCACTTGTTTATATGCATGGACGAAAGCCTCCTTTTATTCATCGAGATGTAAAGCCAATGAACATATTG GTTGAAAAGGGAACTTTCCATGTATACTTAACAGACATGGGATTAGCCAGACTCAAGACAACAGCTTATACAATGACAAATGTTGGAAAAGCTGAAGGCACACCTTATTATTCTTCACCAGAATGCTTTTTTTGGAAACACATGCCTTGCGTCTGA
- the LOC136267595 gene encoding uncharacterized protein — protein MDQLRKRLKRMGLRRRDKNGQTSFEEVEAAIKKEREVSGNCIDYRILHKRLKEKHSLRVGRNVVMMLSALDNPEGAAARKGKKLKRRIYHSKGPDYIWHCDGYDKWFCHTWLH, from the exons ATGGATCAACTGAGGAAGCGACTGAAGAGGATGGGCTTGCGAAGAAGAGACAAAAACGGTCAAACTTCCTTTGAAGAAGTCGAAGCGGCTATTAAA AAAGAAAGGGAGGTGTCAGGGAACTGCATTGATTACCGCATATTGCACAAGAGGCTGAAAGAGAAACATAGTTTGCGTGTTGGAAG AAATGTTGTGATGATGTTGTCAGCTTTGGATAACCCAGAAGGCGCTGCAGCTAGGAAAGGAAAAAAACTGAAGAGAAGGATATATCACAGCAAG GGGCCAGACTATATATGGCATTGTGACGGATACGATAAATGGTTTTGCCATACATGGCTGCATTGA